The following proteins are co-located in the Lagopus muta isolate bLagMut1 chromosome 11, bLagMut1 primary, whole genome shotgun sequence genome:
- the TKT gene encoding transketolase, giving the protein MEDYHKPDQQTLQALKDAANRLRVGSIKATTAAGSGHPTSCCSAAEIMSVLFFHTMRYKVQDPRNANNDRFVLSKGHAAPVLYSAWAEAGFLQEAELLNLRKIDSVLEGHPVPRQAFTDVATGSLGQGLGAACGMAYTGKFFDRASYRVYCLLGDGELSEGSVWEAMAFAGFYKLDNLVAIFDVNRLGQSDPAPLQHHVEIYQKRCEAFGWHAIIVDGHSVEELCKAFGQAKHQPTAIIAKTFKGKGISGVEDKESWHGKPLPKNMAEQVIQEIEEKIQNKKKLSPALPEEDAPVVNIRNIKMPSPPSYKVGEKWATRKAYGVALAKLGHANDRVIALDGDTKNSTFSELFKKDHPGRYIECYIAEQNMVSVAVGCATRDRTVAFASTFATFFTRAFDQIRMAAISESNINLCGSHCGVSIGEDGPSQMGLEDLCMFRAIPNATVFYPSDAVATEKAVEIAANTKGICFIRTSRPENPVIYNNNEDFHIGQAKVILKSKDDQVTVIGAGVTLHEALAAAEQLRKEKIFIRVIDPFTIKPLDKKTILENARATKGRIITVEDHYHEGGIGEAVCAAVVGEPGVTVSRLAVSHVPRSGKSAELLKMFGIDKDAIVQAVKVAVSKSRNAE; this is encoded by the exons ATGGAGGACTACCACAAACCCGACCAGCAGACCCTGCAGGCCCTGAAGGACGCGGCCAACCGGCTGCGCGTCGGCTCCATCAAGGCCACGACTGCGGCCGGCTCGGG CCACCCTACATCGTGTTGCAGTGCAGCAGAGATTatgtctgtgctgtttttccatACCATGAGGTATAAGGTGCAAGATCCCAGGAACGCCAACAACGACCGTTTTGTGCTCTCAAAG GGTCATGCTGCACCAGTTTTGTATTCTGCTTGGGCAGAGGCTGGTTTCCTACAAGAAGCAGAATTACTGAACTTGAGAAAAATTGATTCTGTCTTAGAAGGACATCCAGTACCA AGACAGGCATTCACTGATGTGGCCACTGGATCCCTTGGTCAGGGTCTTGGTGCTGCATGTGGAATGGCATACACTGGCAAGTTCTTTGACAGAGCCAG CTATCGTGTGTATTGTCTGCTTGGAGATGGAGAATTATCTGAAGGCTCCGTTTGGGAGGCAATGGCCTTTGCTGGGTTTTACAAGCTTGATAATCTTGTTGCTATATTTGATGTTAACCGTCTTGGACAAAGTGACCCTGCACCTCTGCAGCATCATGTTGAAATCTACCAGAAACGTTGTGAAGCCTTTGG ctGGCATGCAATCATTGTTGATGGTCACAGTGTGGAGGAACTTTGCAAAGCCTTTGGTCAGGCCAAGCATCAGCCAACAGCTATCATTGCAAAGACCTTTAAAGGCAAAGGCATATCAG GTGTTGAAGATAAGGAAAGCTGGCATGGGAAACCACTTCCAAAAAACATGGCTGAACAAGTAATTCaggaaatagaggagaaaatccaaaacaagaaaaagctttctCCTGCCCTCCCTGAAGAAGATGCTCCTGTAGTAAATATTAGAAACATTAAGATGCCGTCACCACCAAGTTACAAAGTGGGAGAAAAG TGGGCTACCCGCAAAGCTTATGGTGTTGCACTTGCAAAACTGGGCCATGCAAATGATCGAGTGATTGCTTTGGATGGAGACACAAAGAACTCTACTTTCTCAGAACTTTTCAAGAAAGATCATCCTGGTCGCTACATTGAATGCTACATTGCTGAGCAGAACATG GTGAGCGTTGCAGTTGGTTGTGCCACTCGTGACAGAACTGTTGCTTTTGCCAGCACCTTTGCTACCTTCTTCACACGGGCGTTTGACCAGATCCGTATGGCTGCAATCTCTGAGAGTAACATCAATCTCTGTGGGTCACACTGCGGTGTTTCTATTG gtgaGGATGGGCCATCTCAGATGGGACTGGAGGACCTGTGCATGTTCCGAGCTATTCCCAATGCCACTGTCTTTTACCCCAGTGATGCTGTAGCCACGGAAAAAGCAGTGGAAATAGCTGCCAACACTAAG GGCATTTGTTTCATAAGAACTAGTCGTCCTGAAAATCCTGTCATTTACAACAACAATGAGGACTTCCATATTGGACAGGCAAAG GTGATTCTGAAGAGTAAGGATGACCAAGTGACTGTGATAGGAGCAGGAGTCACCCTGCATGAggctctggctgcagcagagcagctgagaaaag AGAAAATCTTCATTCGTGTGATTGATCCTTTCACTATAAAGCCCCTGGATAAGAAGACAATACTTGAAAATGCAAGAGCAACCAAAGGCAGAATCATCACTGTTGAGGACCATTACCATGAAG GTGGCATTGGAgaagcagtgtgtgctgcagtgGTGGGTGAGCCTGGTGTCACAGTCAGTCGCTTGGCTGTATCTCATGTACCACGGAGTGGGAAGtcagctgagctgctgaagATGTTTGGTATTGACAAAGATGCCATTGTGCAAGCTGTTAAGGTGGCAGTGTCCAAATCAAGAAATGCAGAGTAG